Proteins found in one Streptomyces sp. CB09001 genomic segment:
- the leuC gene encoding 3-isopropylmalate dehydratase large subunit, translated as MGRTLAEKVWDDHVVRRAEGEPDLLFIDLHLLHEVTSPQAFDGLRKSGRPVRRLDLTIATEDHNTPTLDIDKPIADPVSRAQLETLRKNCAEFGVRLHPLGDVEQGVVHVVGPQLGLTQPGTTVVCGDSHTSTHGAFGALAFGIGTSQVEHVLATQTLPLARPKTMAITVDGELPDGVTAKDLILAIIAKIGTGGGQGYILEYRGEAIEKLSMEARMTICNMSIEAGARAGMIAPDETTFAYLQGRPHAPEGADWDAAVAYWKTLRTDDDAQFDAEVVIEAAELAPFVTWGTNPGQGAPLSAAVPDPASYEDVSARFAAEKALEYMGLEAGQPLRSIKVDTVFVGSCTNGRIEDLRAAAEIVRDRKVADGVRMLVVPGSARVGLQAVSEGLDVVFKEAGAEWRHAGCSMCLGMNPDQLAPGERSASTSNRNFEGRQGKGGRTHLVSPQVAAATAVLGHLASPADLSAADVPTPAGV; from the coding sequence GCCGAGGGCGAGCCCGACCTCCTCTTCATCGATCTGCACCTGCTGCACGAGGTGACCAGCCCGCAGGCCTTCGACGGCCTCCGCAAGAGCGGCCGCCCGGTGCGGCGGCTCGACCTGACCATCGCCACCGAGGACCACAACACCCCGACGCTCGACATCGACAAGCCCATCGCGGACCCGGTGTCCCGGGCCCAGCTGGAGACCCTGCGCAAGAACTGCGCGGAGTTCGGCGTCCGGCTGCACCCGCTGGGCGACGTCGAACAGGGCGTCGTGCACGTCGTCGGCCCCCAGCTGGGCCTGACCCAGCCCGGCACCACCGTGGTCTGCGGCGACTCGCACACCTCGACGCACGGCGCCTTCGGCGCGCTGGCGTTCGGCATCGGCACCTCCCAGGTCGAGCACGTACTGGCCACCCAGACGCTGCCCCTGGCCCGCCCGAAGACCATGGCGATCACCGTCGACGGCGAACTGCCCGACGGCGTCACGGCCAAGGACCTGATCCTGGCGATCATCGCGAAGATCGGCACCGGCGGCGGCCAGGGGTACATCCTGGAGTACCGCGGCGAGGCCATCGAGAAGCTCTCGATGGAGGCCCGCATGACCATCTGCAACATGTCGATCGAGGCCGGCGCCCGCGCGGGCATGATCGCCCCCGACGAGACCACCTTCGCCTACCTCCAGGGCCGCCCGCACGCCCCCGAGGGCGCCGACTGGGACGCGGCGGTCGCGTACTGGAAGACGCTGCGTACGGACGACGACGCCCAGTTCGACGCCGAGGTCGTCATCGAGGCCGCCGAGCTGGCGCCGTTCGTCACCTGGGGCACCAACCCCGGCCAGGGCGCACCGCTTTCCGCCGCCGTCCCCGACCCGGCTTCCTACGAGGACGTCTCGGCGCGCTTCGCCGCCGAAAAGGCGCTGGAGTACATGGGCTTGGAGGCCGGGCAGCCGCTGCGCTCCATCAAGGTGGACACCGTCTTCGTGGGCTCCTGCACCAACGGCCGCATCGAGGACCTGCGCGCCGCCGCCGAGATCGTCCGGGACCGCAAAGTCGCCGACGGCGTACGCATGCTGGTCGTCCCCGGCTCCGCGCGGGTCGGCCTCCAGGCCGTCTCCGAGGGCCTGGACGTGGTCTTCAAGGAGGCCGGCGCCGAATGGCGGCACGCGGGCTGCTCGATGTGCCTGGGCATGAACCCGGACCAGCTGGCCCCGGGCGAGCGCTCCGCGTCCACCTCCAACCGCAACTTCGAGGGGCGCCAGGGCAAGGGCGGCCGCACCCACCTGGTGTCGCCGCAGG